One window from the genome of Cryptomeria japonica chromosome 6, Sugi_1.0, whole genome shotgun sequence encodes:
- the LOC131043735 gene encoding G-type lectin S-receptor-like serine/threonine-protein kinase At2g19130: MGEIREKFCLSLFFVSIMFIQLKSYGVVVEGRDILSLGASITGNQTLISKNGTFELGFFSPNGTNNWYIGIWYANIPEKTIVWVANRETPARNRCGVLKLSEEGDLGLFDATGASLWSVNVTKKPSQALILDSGNFVMLSNDNKSETVWQSFDYPVDTFLPGMRFGGQQKLVSWRSSLDPAPGFFIYQVDPSGAKQLVLTWNNSVQYWASGIWDGNVFSQTPEMSNNALYNISVETTNSGFYFTYTSIAIKNVLSRSVLDKSGGMQLYALPDDAKWTLLWSQPRDQCAVYGLCGAYGICNYNNLQLCSCVEGFTPKDTQAWYSRDSWSSGCVRQSPLNCGAENGSSDGFLELSVTFPDAYSASSYPVTTKEDCQKVCLLNCSCTAFTFNPSSELCQIWYGPLLNMHRSLPLLNMHRSLPAKSNSNVFIRVSASAPPKTKKSSCFKNVTTIIVGALAVALGIFFIIMWQRHRQTLQLRSMERLADPSYSFLRMFSYMELKIATRNFRSKLGSGGFGTVFKGYLIDGTLVAVKKMEGSRQDEKQFRAEISSLGEIQHKNLVRLRGFCAEGSRRVLIYDYMPNGSLNSLLFSSNSKGIQKVLDWKNRFEIALGTARGLLYLHEECRDCIIHCDVKPENILLDNNFSPKLADFGLAKLLGRDFSRVLTTTRGTRGYLAPEWISGLPITPKVDVYSFGMTLLEIISGRRNFDLTVQDSSQYYFPAWTAAQIYNGNMIHIVQEGIAEERDIEEVRRATIVGLLCIEKDEEVRPSMGQMVLMLEGKMQPQIPQIQRSALMDKQGDRSDTDSGSES, encoded by the coding sequence ATGGGAGAAATCAGGGAAAAGTTCTGCTTAAGCCTGTTTTTTGTTTCTATAATGTTTATTCAACTGAAAAGTTATGGTGTCGTAGTCGAGGGTAGAGATATTCTTTCCTTGGGCGCCTCCATTACTGGAAATCAGACACTAATCTCAAAGAATGGCACATTTGAATTGGGGTTCTTCAGTCCGAATGGAACCAATAACTGGTATATCGGCATCTGGTATGCCAATATCCCAGAGAAGACGATTGTTTGGGTGGCTAACAGGGAGACTCCTGCGAGAAACAGATGTGGCGTTTTGAAGCTGTCAGAAGAAGGTGATCTGGGACTGTTCGACGCAACGGGTGCATCTCTTTGGTCGGTGAATGTGACCAAGAAGCCTTCCCAGGCTTTGATATTAGATTCTGGTAATTTTGTAATGCTCAGTAATGACAATAAATCTGAAACTGTTTGGCAGAGTTTCGACTATCCTGTTGACACGTTTTTGCCAGGTATGAGGTTCGGTGGACAGCAAAAGCTAGTCTCTTGGAGAAGTTCATTGGATCCTGCTCCTGGGTTTTTTATCTATCAGGTGGATCCATCTGGGGCCAAACAATTAGTACTAACATGGAACAATTCTGTACAGTATTGGGCAAGTGGAATATGGGACGGCAATGTTTTCAGTCAAACTCCAGAAATGTCAAACAATGCCTTATACAATATCAGCGTTGAAACTACCAACTCTGGTTTCTATTTCACATATACATCGATAGCTATCAAGAATGTGCTCTCACGTTCCGTCCTAGATAAGTCTGGAGGAATGCAATTATATGCTCTGCCTGATGACGCTAAATGGACCCTCCTCTGGTCTCAACCGAGAGATCAATGTGCCGTATATGGTTTGTGCGGCGCTTACGGAATCTGCAACTACAACAATCTTCAGTTGTGCAGCTGCGtggaaggcttcactcccaaagaCACTCAAGCCTGGTATTCGCGAGACTCGTGGTCAAGTGGCTGTGTTCGACAGAGCCCGTTAAACTGCGGTGCCGAAAATGGCAGCAGCGACGGATTCCTGGAGCTCAGTGTCACGTTTCCTGACGCTTATTCCGCTTCCTCATACCCTGTAACCACAAAGGAAGATTGCCAGAAAGTCTGCCTCCTCAACTGCTCGTGCACTGCATTTACTTTCAATCCATCTTCAGAACTCTGCCAAATCTGGTACGGACCTTTGTTAAATATGCATAGGTCTCTTCCTTTGTTAAATATGCATAGGTCTCTTCCAGCAAAAAGcaattcaaatgtttttattcgaGTATCTGCCTCGGCACCTCCGAAGACTAAGAAATCCTCCTGCTTCAAAAACGTAACCACAATTATTGTTGGTGCTCTCGCCGTTGCATTGGGTATCTTTTTTATTATAATGTGGCAGAGGCATCGGCAGACGCTTCAGCTACGATCGATGGAGAGGCTTGCCGATCCCTCCTACTCTTTTCTTAGAATGTTTAGCTACATGGAGTTGAAGATTGCAACTAGGAATTTCAGGTCTAAGCTGGGGAGCGGAGGATTCGGCACGGTGTTCAAAGGATACCTAATAGACGGTACACTTGTCGCCGTAAAGAAGATGGAGGGTTCAAGACAAGATGAGAAACAATTCCGAGCAGAAATCAGTTCTCTTGGAGAAATACAACATAAGAATTTGGTCAGGCTTCGAGGGTTTTGCGCAGAAGGATCCAGAAGGGTTCTGATTTATGATTACATGCCCAACGGCTCTCTGAATTCCTTGCTCTTCTCAAGTAATTCTAAAGGTATACAGAAGGTACTCGACTGGAAGAACCGATTTGAGATCGCGTTAGGCACCGCAAGAGGATTACTTTATCTCCACGAAGAATGCAGAGATTGCATCATTCACTGCGATGTGAAGCCAGAAAATATTCTTCTGGACAATAACTTTTCACCCAAGTTGGCCGACTTCGGGTTGGCAAAGCTTTTGGGTAGAGATTTCAGCCGCGTCCTGACAACAACGAGAGGAACGAGAGGGTATTTGGCTCCAGAGTGGATCTCCGGTCTTCCCATCACTCCCAAGGTTGATGTATACAGTTTTGGTATGACTCTCCTGGAAATCATTTCCGGGCGAAGGAATTTTGATTTAACTGTGCAAGATTCCAGTCAGTACTACTTTCCAGCCTGGACTGCAGCACAAATTTATAATGGGAACATGATTCATATTGTGCAGGAGGGTATTGCAGAGGAGAGAGATATTGAAGAGGTGAGAAGAGCAACTATTGTAGGGTTGTTATGCATTGAAAAGGATGAGGAGGTGAGGCCAAGCATGGGGCAAATGGTCCTAATGCTGGAAGGGAAGATGCAGCCTCAAATTCCACAGATCCAGCGCTCTGCGCTTATGGACAAGCAAGGAGACCGAAGCGACACTGACAGCGGTAGTGAGAGCTGA